The genomic interval caccccatccacaacccccaagaCAAACCCCCTATTCTCTGCCAACTCCATCGCTCCCACGCCACGCAAACTAACCACACCCCCTTGTCCTTCCGCCCCCAGCGTCTCCGCCGAATCTCTCATCTTCGCCGCCCTGACCTCCACCAAATCCCGTAACAACCCCCTAATCTCACTGGTATTCCCCCCCAAATCATCGCTCGCGTGCGTTATAAGCGCCTCGGCAACCTCCAACCAGTGGTACGGCAAATACCCCGCCGGCGCGGCGCTGGTACAATTACTCCGAAACGGCGGGCTCAATATTACTTCGCTGCTGTCACCCCCACCTATCCTCCCCGCATAACCAGGTTGTGACTGTCTCGCTCGTGAAGCGGTAGGCATTGGCTCCGAGAAAGCATGAGGGTGCACTTTTGTCTCGCGGTGGACAATGTCGGCTAGGGAGGCGGGGTACAGCCATGGTGGGGGGACGATGTTGGCGCGGCGCTgctttttgaggaggagagctagccagagggggaggtcggcTCGGTGGGgtgggcggagggggggggttttgCCCTGTGGTGGACGAGATGTTAGACcaggaggggaaaagggagaggtggtggcggtgggaaaCATACCGACAGCAGATCGATGCTTTCTAATCGTTGCCTAGGAACCACTGTGACGAGCTCCATTTCGGCGACGAAGGCGACCTCGGAATGGGTAAGGCCTAATGGTAGAGGGAGAGCCATTGTGAATAGTTGATGGGGGGCGGGAGATGCTGGTGGGTATCGTGGGATTCGGAAAGTACTGTGGTATATAGTGTCACCTCTTCATGTCGTATTTTGGTTTGTTGTATGATTTTAGTCGCAATTCGAGAGCTCTGGCGGTTGGGAATCAACTGAACTGCCATCGAAAGTCAGCGTGTCGCGTAAAGTGAAAACGCGGGGCACTGACGTCGCCTGGGGCCCACAAGGCTGGACCGCCAAGCCACTAGGAAAAAGGGGTTTATAGGGggtaccctaaccctgaatCAGGTTGTTTCCTTGCTTGTGATCTTGATCCAACCCCTATGATCTATCTGAGCTATGACACTTGCATACTGCCGCAAAGAACCTTGTACTTCCGCCAATACTACAAGATTCCACACCTCGGACGAAGATCTGTCTCCTTGTCACCCGTAGGAAAACAAGTTTTCGAATATATTGGCTTGGTCAGCCGCGAAAATATGGCAATATGCAAGGTCGATTACGAAACAAAACTGTCCAAAAAACATCTATGGTATCAAAGTGTATCTACAAGCAATCCCTCACACATAACACGTTGCGTCTAGGATAATCATCCTGAGTGCTGACGGGCTGCAGCATAGGGCTCCCGTCTGACATGAGCAGGGCGGTAAGAATCTTCCCCCAATGTCGTCACAAAAATATCTTCTTTCGGCTGATTGGGTAAGCAAACCGCTTCATTGGTCGAGGTACTGAAGTGCTGGATCAATAGCACCGCCATATTCACCGCTCGATGAAAGGTCCTGGCCGAGGATCCCGAGAGCTGCTCGACTGTCCCAGAAGCCGTCTCGTCGTGGGTATTGTGTGAGCAAGGCGGTGGCGTCTGCTCGGACGGTGGGATCCAAGCATTTGGTTGCCGCAATGTAGAGAGCGCAAGTCGGCCCGCTGTCCAAGGTGAATATTTCGCTACATCCTTTGGAGACGGGTTGGTTGGCCAAGAGGACTCCAGAGAGGCGCACCATTTCTTTGAACTGCGATGTGATCTGTTCAGTGCCGTAGTGGTCTTGAAAGCCACAAGTGTTGATGTAGGCGTGAAGCACGATAGACTGGAGAAGCAGAGACGTCGCCTGAAGATAGGATGACCCCTTTCGAGGAGAGCTTGCCGGATTGTAAAGCGGCCAAAACATGTCATTCCACCGTTCTAACATTCCAAGACACTGTGATTGCATGGTCTTGATCCCGGGCAGAAAGTCTCCATCCGCGTATGTTGGCCCAGCCATGGCTTGGCTGAAGTACAATGTCCAGTGCTGGATCGCGTCCCACCATCTTCTGGCCTCCCCGAGCCCGGAGAACTTGGTGGGCATGTCGTCTAGTGAAAGCCTGCTGTTGATTTCGATGGGTACTTGAACTGAGCCAGTCATGAGGCCGATAGACCAAGCAGACCATTCCATTCTCTCAAATGCTTGCAGAATCTCGTCTTCTAGTTCGAGCTGGCCCACGCTTGCTTGCCCTGAGAGCATGAGACTGCCAAAACTGATATGATTGACGGCAGCTCCGTGGCTCCCATGCAAAATCTCAAAGCACGCAAAGAGAATGCAAGCAACAACTGCCACACGTAGAGTAGAAGCAGAGTTTGGCTCCTGTTGAAGTCGGATCAGTCGGATTGCTTGTCCGTAGTGCGTGAGGGCCGCGTTGTAGTGATAATCGTTGCCGTCCCCTCCTGAGGGCCCTGCTGGAACAATTTTCGGAAAAAGCGAGCAGGCAAGAGCAACAATGGCCATGAGAGCATACCGAATGGCTGGTTCAACTTGGCTTATCTGTGGGATTGTTTGGGTGAACAACCGAGAGGAGAACCAGCCTCCCCCGAGATTATTGGCCAGACTGGACCAACAGTCACAATAAAATGTCTCCCAGTGCTCGTCAAATTCATTGTTTTGGGAAGACTCCTGTGAGGAGTTTTCTCCCGCGCCATACTGGTCGCTCAGCTGCAGTGCCTCGAAATTGTCGGGAAGCCCCGAATCGCTCTTCTCAGACCGGGCTGATGGGGAAGACAGCCGCCGTGGTTTGTCGTCTCTCGGGGGCGCCAGTTCGGCTGTCTTGTACCCATCACAGAATCCTTGCCATTTCAAGCATCGCTGGCATGCAGGCTTGGCCTCGTCGCATTTCACATGTCGTCTCCTAAAAGGCACACCGTTGTCAATATCGCGCCCATGGTGTGTTGGAACAAACAGGCTGCCGAGTGATGACCTACTTGCCTGCAGCAGCAACTCTCAGTCAGTAATAGGCCTCTCGTTTATGCAGCATTTCGAGACTAGTGACCCACATGTAACACAACCGGAGCGCACTTTCGGTACGCTTGCCCTTGTGGCTCGTGGCCGGTGGTCCAGGCTGAAGACAAAAGACTGGGGACCAGAACTGTGTTGCGAGTAAGCTAGATCAGTTTCGGTCATGCAAGTGATAGCGAGAGTTCAACCCACCCTTCTGGCACATTATTATCCCCAGTAGACCACGGAGTCTTGACCTTGAACATGCCAGTTCTCTTAGAGGAAGACATGATGGATATTCGATGATCTGGGATCGAAGAGAATGAGTAGATCTTCGGATCACCTGTCCACACACCCAACCTCTCAATAAGGGGGGGACATCGAGTCCAATTTGAGGAAAACAGACCCAAAAGTGTACGGTGCCAAGATGGTGGCTTTGTGATTCTGAATCCAGGGTCCGGGTTACCAAGAGGGTACTGCTGTGCTCGGCATATCGGGTTGGATAAGACGAACGTCACAAACCTTGCCGCCATGAGGAGGTAAATGCGGAAGCCTGGTGGGTACGGTTGCACGACATCATCTAGGGTGTGCCAATAGCTTCCGGCAATGGATGGGTATGGGACGTACTTGTCGTATCAGGGGGCTGAGATAAGTCGTGATCCTGAGCAAGATCAAAGTATATGCCAGGTACAGCCACTTTGGGTCGGAACGTGGTTGTGGATTCGGGTCGAAATACTCCACACATCGTCCCGTTTCTTGGTGCCTGTGACATGACAAGGAGTCTGGAAGCGGGGGACCGGGCGGACAGACAGTGTGGGGGGATGTTCTTTTGCTCCATACCATGGCGCCGTCACCGGTGTCTAGGTGGTCTTAACATTGACCATTCAGCTATCGCCCGGTAACTGCCATAATGCCGGTGGAGCTGTCTAGCACACGGCGTCAAGCTCGAAGCCAATGACAGCACAAGTGAGAGCGAGCGTTTCCTACACCAAAGGGACACAACGAGGCGATCTGTATAATCTGCAATCAGCGCCATGTCAGCATCGAAACTCCATCACACCACGGGCCAATCCATACAATTACCACATGAGCGGAGGTTGTAAGGAGGCTTAGTCGCTTTAGCGGTCTTGGCCCTGCAAGTCGAGGAGCGGACGGGAAGCGGAGGTGCGGCCGCATGCATGTGTCAATAACCCGTGGTTAGATGAATGACCTCCGGGTGGTACTACCTCACATTACTGAAACGGGGTTGGTGTGAGATTGGGCTTCAAGATGGAGTCAAGAACGTTACATACCGACGACTGTGGTACAAtgtgggtgggtgagcaTTTGGGACAAACACTTTGGTGGGCAAATTGCTGTAGTAAGCTGGCGCTTAACTCTGTTTGCCCTAGCGTGTGGCACCTTGGCCAGGTTATCAGGGCTAATTGTCCCTTTGAACAGATCTAAAGTCAACGTCAACTCCCGAACATCACAATACCTATTCCAAGTTGACCAACATCATGATTGCTGACTGTATCCAGGGATGTCAGGCAACGATTTACTTTCTTGCCATCAACCCAAGCGAATATACACGAACGGACTTCCCCCTTTCACCgccaaacatcaacacccaaaccTGAATTGCACAATTGCATCTACAGATGCCAAGTAATCAGAttgggaaggagcaaggGTAGGAAACCATGTGAGTTGATTGGTCAAGCAACGATCCCATTGAACACACTCTGCCTTGCTGACAGCCTAAGCTGAGAATCTATCTTATTATTGCTCTCATTTAGCTCGCATTTTGTTGCACGGTACTGACATCACAGGGTTCAAAAAGAGTAACCCGTATCCGACCCGGACATCTCCTCCTATAATCCAACAACTCAAGTGCTCGACTTCTTAGGCAACGACAAAACCAACTTCTGGCAAGATTAACGCCGCTGACGGTCAAATGTTTGGAACTCGAGCCGCAAACTTTATTTTCTTCCCGGAATGATATCAAATCGGTTGCCGCTGTCGTGTTAATTAAGTCTTGGGGCGGGCCGAGGTCCAAATGTTACCTTGACTGACCTTACCATCTTCACGACGTTTCAAGGGAATCGACATTACCAGCTTTTTCTCGCGCGACTCTATAGGATGGCCATGTCAGCAGAATTCCACGAAAGGTTGTTGCCTGCTCATCACGAAGTCATCGACAGATACAAAACACAAAAACTGTCCTCCTACCTACTTCGACATGGAATCCAAGATTATTGTCATTCTTATTGCTAATCAAATTCTCCAGCTCGGGCAATGTGCACATATCGAGTATTGGTTCATTCTATGAGACAGACCTATGCATTGGTTCTTTTTTGCTACCATTGGCGTTGGGTAGGAACTCGACCCTTGCATCAGCCCATGAAAATCGCTAGCTCATGAAAACACAGCCCCCTTCACCCCACATCgcccacaacaccaacaccaaccttcaCTTTTATGTATCAATGGGAAATCTCAAGAAGCACCGGCCCGTCGAATTCCATCCCCGTCTCATGTTGGTTCCGGTTTCACTCGCGCGTGCGGCGAGGCAGACCAGGGGGCATTCTTCCCGGCTGACTTGCATTGTCACCAAACCCCACCGCTGCCACTGTGCAACGGAACCCCTTACCCAGAAGCGACCCTCGTAACGGCATCCGAAGGGAGGTTGCCACGTTGTTCACACGATTTACCGGTGGCAGATATTATTCCTCTTGCTGAATCATCAGTCCCCATGCACAGTCAAACAATCAAGCTTTCTGTGTAACCACAGGGGGGAAGTTGCTTATGAAATCTCATTCTCTTGGTAAGTGAGGGCACTCCTACTGCTTCCCAGCGCAGCTTGAACTACCTACCCAGACATAACCTCAGTCTACAGAAGGCCACGCGTCAAAGAGTCATGTTATCATATCGACAGAAGTCCGCGGCCAGATACCAAGGATTCGTGCATATGGATGTACATAACCGTGTCACCTCGGCAATGGCAAAGCCACAATGGGGTTGCGCCAACAACGCTACCCTCTAAGCAAAATCAAAGAGATCAAGTATCATGACGGAAAGGCGGGCTCAGCTCCGTCTATCAAGCTCACGGTCAGTGAGCCGTAAGAGGAAGGTTGACAAAAAATCCTTCATTACCTCAGCTACCTTACTTCTGGCCAACTTGAACAGTCTTGAAATATTTCACTGCTAGGGACTGACTGACCAAGGCAGTGCTGCAATCTACCTAGCCAACCTATCGAGCAAGTAAACTCCCTGTTGGAGGCCTCCCATGGTTTAGCCAGCTCTTCTGAACCACAAACTTCCGATGAAATATGCACCAGGTGTGCTGGCAGGACACAATAATGCCAAGAAGAGACCAGTATTACAGTGAGAATTTTCATcatgccaaaaaaaaaacattttAATTCTCAGTTCTAGACTAAGCTCATTTATCTATACATCAAGCCTCGCCTGTCAATTTACAATACTTCCTGACCCAAAACTCTGTCAAGGGGGACGGAAGCCGCATCTCTAACCTTATCACCGGCCTTGTAAATCAGTTCAACGATTAAATACCAGAAACCATCCTGAGCATCCGGCCTTTTTCTCACAAATCTGTAGGCCCCCTCGCCCATGAAAGCTCGGACACAAAGCCAGAAGCATCACGAGCGCAAGACAAGCGAgatacctcctcctccagagaGCCTCTTTCATGAACTCACGCTGGTGGTCGAAAATAATCCAGACAAGGCTCCCAACATGCCAAACAACCGGGACGACCCTGCGGGCAGTCCAGAGTACCAGGCAGGCTGCCGCCCAGATCTTTCAAA from Podospora pseudoanserina strain CBS 124.78 chromosome 6, whole genome shotgun sequence carries:
- the PSF2 gene encoding DNA replication protein psf2 (COG:L; EggNog:ENOG503P488; BUSCO:EOG09264QRY; antiSMASH:Cluster_4), with the translated sequence MALPLPLGLTHSEVAFVAEMELVTVVPRQRLESIDLLSGKTPPLRPPHRADLPLWLALLLKKQRRANIVPPPWLYPASLADIVHRETKVHPHAFSEPMPTASRARQSQPGYAGRIGGGDSSEVILSPPFRSNCTSAAPAGYLPYHWLEVAEALITHASDDLGGNTSEIRGLLRDLVEVRAAKMRDSAETLGAEGQGGVVSLRGVGAMELAENRGFVLGVVDGVRKIGGAVETARREKEEEMDLGGGDGGRGGYGGDGDSDDDMGI
- a CDS encoding hypothetical protein (EggNog:ENOG503NXVK; COG:S; antiSMASH:Cluster_4) → MAARFVTFVLSNPICRAQQYPLGNPDPGFRITKPPSWHRTLLGLFSSNWTRCPPLIERLGVWTGDPKIYSFSSIPDHRISIMSSSKRTGMFKVKTPWSTGDNNVPEGSGPQSFVFSLDHRPRATRASVPKASRSSLGSLFVPTHHGRDIDNGVPFRRRHVKCDEAKPACQRCLKWQGFCDGYKTAELAPPRDDKPRRLSSPSARSEKSDSGLPDNFEALQLSDQYGAGENSSQESSQNNEFDEHWETFYCDCWSSLANNLGGGWFSSRLFTQTIPQISQVEPAIRYALMAIVALACSLFPKIVPAGPSGGDGNDYHYNAALTHYGQAIRLIRLQQEPNSASTLRVAVVACILFACFEILHGSHGAAVNHISFGSLMLSGQASVGQLELEDEILQAFERMEWSAWSIGLMTGSVQVPIEINSRLSLDDMPTKFSGLGEARRWWDAIQHWTLYFSQAMAGPTYADGDFLPGIKTMQSQCLGMLERWNDMFWPLYNPASSPRKGSSYLQATSLLLQSIVLHAYINTCGFQDHYGTEQITSQFKEMVRLSGVLLANQPVSKGCSEIFTLDSGPTCALYIAATKCLDPTVRADATALLTQYPRRDGFWDSRAALGILGQDLSSSGEYGGAIDPALQYLDQ